One stretch of Chryseobacterium sp. LJ668 DNA includes these proteins:
- a CDS encoding GLPGLI family protein → MKKTVLFFMFLGFFANAQNKRFIYEYRFVPDSTNISNIKTEVMNLDVSPAGSKFYSYTVYNSDSIMKADLDKQLAATGSINIRSDMRKGLVKYSVTKNYPKYEVFLHDRILADKYKVSEERPINWKITSEKKKIGEWTTQKAEADFAGRHWYAWFTTEVPIQDGPYKFHGLPGLIVKIEDQTRSHLFTLQAVKNINSIQDDVFDSQEIPVSLKQYSKLMKDYENDPTKGLKQMQIGGITMIITDGQNNHMKDQEILLKEKIKKDNNKIEINKSK, encoded by the coding sequence ATGAAAAAAACGGTATTATTTTTTATGTTTTTGGGTTTCTTTGCGAATGCTCAAAACAAACGTTTCATTTATGAATACCGATTCGTACCCGATTCTACAAACATTTCCAATATCAAGACTGAAGTCATGAATCTTGATGTTTCACCTGCCGGATCAAAATTCTACAGTTATACCGTCTACAATTCAGATTCTATAATGAAAGCTGATCTGGATAAACAGCTGGCTGCAACAGGCTCAATCAATATAAGGTCTGACATGCGGAAAGGTTTGGTGAAATATTCTGTGACAAAAAACTATCCAAAATATGAAGTGTTTTTGCATGACAGAATTTTAGCGGATAAATATAAAGTTTCTGAAGAAAGACCCATCAACTGGAAAATAACTTCCGAAAAAAAGAAAATTGGCGAATGGACAACACAAAAAGCAGAAGCAGATTTCGCAGGAAGACATTGGTATGCGTGGTTTACTACAGAAGTTCCCATTCAGGACGGACCCTACAAATTTCATGGTCTTCCGGGACTGATTGTGAAGATAGAAGATCAAACACGGTCTCATCTTTTCACACTTCAGGCGGTAAAAAATATCAATTCGATTCAGGATGATGTTTTTGATTCGCAAGAAATTCCGGTCAGTTTAAAACAATATAGTAAATTGATGAAAGATTACGAAAACGATCCGACAAAAGGTCTTAAACAGATGCAGATAGGTGGTATAACAATGATCATTACAGATGGACAAAACAATCACATGAAAGATCAGGAAATACTTTTAAAAGAGAAAATAAAAAAAGATAACAACAAAATAGAAATCAATAAAAGCAAATAG
- a CDS encoding GLPGLI family protein produces MKKLCIALFLSAGMGIFAQTNRFFYEYKYIPDSTDKADVKKEMMLLDIDKNGSQYYSRDKFVADSTSKADLEKQLKSSPGNISVNRRDRPGQVSFKVTKQYPDFKTYLFRSISTDQYKINEDKKPEWKILPDKQKIGEYNAQKAVTNFGGRQWTAWFSTEIPFQDGPYKFYGLPGLIVKIEDASGSHSMTLIGNKTVQASNVGKETQLPENIQIIGMGGKEIEVTKDQFKKAWKAYANDPSKNMREMMMKNGGDSNTKMVFKMKTPDGKELSDPNQVFREMEKRTKEALKKNNNSIEPDLFN; encoded by the coding sequence ATGAAAAAATTATGTATCGCTTTATTTTTATCAGCAGGAATGGGAATTTTTGCACAGACCAACCGTTTTTTCTACGAATACAAATACATTCCGGATTCTACCGATAAAGCAGATGTAAAAAAAGAAATGATGCTTCTGGATATCGACAAAAACGGATCTCAATATTACAGCCGAGATAAATTTGTCGCAGATTCTACTTCAAAAGCAGATCTGGAAAAACAATTGAAATCGAGTCCCGGAAACATTAGCGTTAACAGAAGAGATAGACCAGGACAAGTTTCATTTAAGGTAACAAAACAATATCCCGACTTCAAAACCTATCTTTTCAGAAGCATCTCTACAGATCAGTACAAAATAAACGAAGACAAAAAACCGGAATGGAAAATTCTACCGGATAAGCAAAAGATCGGCGAATATAATGCTCAAAAAGCGGTGACCAATTTTGGAGGAAGACAATGGACAGCCTGGTTCAGTACAGAAATTCCTTTCCAGGACGGGCCTTACAAATTTTACGGTTTACCGGGATTAATTGTAAAGATTGAAGATGCTTCAGGATCACATTCTATGACATTGATCGGTAACAAAACAGTTCAGGCTTCCAATGTAGGCAAAGAAACCCAGCTTCCTGAAAATATTCAGATCATAGGAATGGGAGGGAAAGAAATTGAAGTTACAAAAGATCAGTTTAAAAAAGCATGGAAAGCATACGCAAATGATCCCAGCAAAAATATGCGGGAAATGATGATGAAAAACGGCGGAGATTCTAATACAAAAATGGTCTTTAAAATGAAAACTCCGGACGGAAAAGAACTTTCAGATCCTAATCAGGTTTTCAGAGAGATGGAAAAAAGAACTAAAGAGGCCCTGAAAAAGAATAACAATTCTATCGAACCGGATTTGTTTAACTAA